A genomic segment from Chanos chanos chromosome 2, fChaCha1.1, whole genome shotgun sequence encodes:
- the atxn1l gene encoding ataxin-1-like produces MKPAHERNQECLPPKKRDLPVNNISSSSSTGGSGVGGGGGGAGGGEEAPSTQSPGAGGEPQGGGNSSEWMRAQSGLRYIEGSDSLQGLPVDQYSMLYKVAVPSVTYSPTSLHPVLSHISPAYTVPSPLLQHTGIPYPPVGYAQIPHSSLQFISSPYAAVPYAVPPGFVPSPLISPQSAIPQPHPVSHLVPYPSVIQEGVVSSPPQPQVSAHAYAKVAAPAGVPIVLPSEQAAAQQQLGTVGMLPAAELSPRGVPVYYHPSGGARATPHSGSLEQEREVNGGEREQGGREPLQDAIYMARNTRVLQTAPGAATLETQQDRSLRNRRQDGRVSPGQRSTPDTDLEVQQVVGRLASPVHSVSGSRKDAPHGPLNLSQGSQRDREAHGENRAAFVSHSLGPMESRAQPPQQTVQSGHHAVILANGQPVLVPLDYQHQQQQVQHYPSQPNDAASAATMASPTSYSKASDAAASVCLPERAVVELAPQQSHQPSQQAGVPATPAVLPAVPMAPAASGPSHFMKGAIIQLATGELKRVEDLQTQDFVRSAEVSGGLKIDSSMVVDIRASHQRPGLVALHFTVGEQQSKVTIDVPPEHPFFVFGQGWSSCSPERSAQLYGLTCHHLQVGDVCVSITLQQQGQPQQKIQQQQQQQQQHQVQARTSTKANSTSGAISQPMGPPAPQHSRPQGHFKMDRIHRERDRDRERGDKEEPMQLVATGHGDVPPRPNRTSAEHTRSQSSYYLHTEGQSRSGMGGASSSLGTSQRRWSAPGFQRYAIKSEDGSRASAATAGSSRSFIPQEVKLSIEGRSNAGK; encoded by the exons ATGAAGCCAGCACATGAACGCAACCAGGAGTGCCTCCCTCCAAAGAAGCGGGACCTTCCAGTCAACAACattagcagcagcagcagcacaggGGGTAGTGGggttggaggaggagggggcggTGCTGGCGGCGGAGAGGAAGCCCCATCGACACAGAGCCCTGGAGCAGGCGGCGAACCTCAGGGAGGAGGCAACAGTAGCGAATGGATGCGCGCTCAATCGGGCCTACGTTACATAGAGGGCTCTGATAGTCTGCAGGGGCTTCCGGTTGACCAGTACAGCATGCTCTATAAAGTAGCCGTGCCCTCTGTCACTTACTCGCCCACTAGCTTGCACCCAGTGCTGAGCCACATTTCTCCTGCGTATACGGTTCCCTCACCTCTGCTTCAACACACAGGCATCCCCTATCCGCCGGTTGGCTATGCCCAGATCCCCCATTCATCTTTGCAGTTTATTAGTTCACCTTACGCAGCAGTTCCCTATGCTGTTCCACCTGGTTTTGTTCCCAGTCCCTTGATATCACCACAATCTGCCATCCCCCAGCCACACCCAGTCTCTCATTTGGTCCCTTACCCATCAGTCATTCAGGAGGGTGTGGTCTCTTCTCCCCCTCAGCCCCAGGTGTCAGCTCATGCTTATGCCAAAGTGGCTGCGCCTGCTGGAGTCCCAATAGTCCTGCCATCTGAGCAGGCTGCAGCACAGCAGCAACTTGGAACGGTTGGAATGTTACCTGCTGCAGAACTCAGCCCCAGAGGTGTGCCTGTGTACTATCACCCGTCTGGTGGTGCCAGGGCAACTCCCCATAGTGGCTCACTAGAGCAGGAGAGGGAAGTGAACGGTGGGGAGAGGGAACAGGGTGGCAGGGAACCCCTGCAGGATGCCATTTATATGGCTAGAAATACACGTGTGCTACAGACAGCGCCTGGAGCAGCTACACTGGAGACCCAGCAGGACAGGAGCCTGAGGAATCGGAGGCAGGATGGAAGAGTCTCTCCAGGACAGCGCAGCACCCCTGACACAGACTTGGAA GTTCAGCAAGTGGTTGGACGTCTTGCCTCACCAGTCCACAGTGTTAGTGGGAGTCGTAAAGATGCGCCCCATGGTCCCCTGAATCTGTCTCAGGGTTCCCAAAGGGATAGGGAGGCTCatggagagaacagagcagcGTTTGTGTCACATTCGCTTGGGCCTATGGAGTCCAGGGCTCAACCCCCTCAACAGACGGTGCAGTCAGGCCATCATGCAGTGATCCTGGCCAACGGGCAGCCTGTTCTTGTGCCCCTGGACTACCAACACCAACAGCAGCAAGTGCAACATTATCCAAGTCAACCTAATGATGCTGCCAGTGCAGCAACCATGGCCTCTCCTACTTCATACTCCAAAGCCTCAGATGCTGCAGCCTCAGTGTGCCTCCCAGAGCGGGCAGTGGTTGAGCTGGCACCCCAGCAGAGTCATCAGCCCTCTCAACAGGCTGGTGTCCCAGCAACGCCAGCTGTGCTACCAGCAGTGCCGATGGCTCCTGCTGCCTCTGGCCCCTCACACTTCATGAAGGGAGCCATTATCCAACTTGCAACCGGAGAGCTGAAGCGTGTGGAGGACTTGCAGACTCAGGACTTTGTGCGAAGTGCGGAGGTGAGTGGCGGCTTGAAAATCGATTCGAGTATGGTGGTTGACATCCGGGCGAGCCACCAGCGGCCTGGTCTAGTCGCCTTGCACTTCACTGTTGGGGAGCAGCAGAGCAAGGTGACCATAGACGTACCTCCAGAGCaccctttctttgtctttggtCAGGGCTGGTCCTCCTGCAGCCCTGAACGTTCAGCCCAACTATATGGACTCACGTGCCACCACTTGCAGGTaggagatgtctgtgtgtccatTACACTGCAACAGCAAGGGCAGCCGCAGCAGAAAatacaacagcagcaacaacaacagcaacagcaccaGGTACAAGCCAGGACTTCTACCAAAGCCAACTCCACTTCTGGGGCCATATCCCAACCTATGGGGCCACCGGCGCCTCAGCACTCACGGCCACAGGGCCACTTCAAGATGGACCGCATTCACAGGGAGAGGGAtagggacagagaaaggggagacAAGGAGGAACCCATGCAACTTGTGGCCACAGGGCACGGTGATGTGCCACCCAGACCAAACAGAACTTCAGCAGAACATACTCGGAGCCAGAGCAGTTATTATTTGCACACGGAGGGTCAATCTCGGTCAGGGATGGGAGGAGCAAGTTCTTCGTTGGGCACATCTCAAAGACGCTGGTCTGCCCCTGGCTTCCAAAGATACGCCATCAAGAGTGAGGATGGGAGCCGAGCCTCGGCAGCCACGGCGGGCTCTTCACGCTCCTTTATCCCTCAGGAGGTCAAGCTATCCATTGAGGGTCGCTCTAATGCTGGGAAGTAG